From the Actinomycetota bacterium genome, one window contains:
- a CDS encoding AMP-binding protein, producing the protein MRLFPDKYKLALARDLTLANFHDRMAELRGEKTICRLHEPLRYRDFSLGELSFADAARFVDRAASALRDLGVKPGERVGVNTSNNVDLPLLVFAIARAGAIAVPMNYMLKAREMDYILGNCGAETLILDREVFEANVGDKGALHGIARWVAAGPADDCPEGFLSLDEAMSAASGGGASRLDPDQPVAIFYTSGTTGFPKGAVMTSRSLLTAQKIAAAVLPVGPGFKGVFCLPAAHVMGFGCYIIGCCVGLQAYFMRHFSPREVLEAMEREKADLFVGVPAMYAMMLAEGIDKYDLSSLKMLGSAADAMPEEYVEAFRDKGTLFRLGPLRARAFFAEVYGMVELAGVATLKIAIMGLRFPPGCVGWPVWPVRVRILDEEGRELPPGEVGEVAVSGPGVTRGYWGNPEATAELIRDGWLRTGDMGKKDRLGRLYFVDRAKDVIKCGGYSVFSVEVEKEVLGHPSLADAAVVGVPHPLKKQVPIAVVTLKPGERATEEEILAWCREHIAGYKCPRAVRIIAPEEMPYGMTLKVRKLELRRRFGDLFAGAAGSEEGEEREPKTVA; encoded by the coding sequence ATGAGGCTGTTTCCGGACAAATACAAGCTCGCCCTGGCCAGGGACCTCACCTTGGCGAACTTCCACGACCGCATGGCGGAGCTGCGCGGGGAGAAGACGATCTGCAGGCTGCACGAGCCTTTGCGCTACCGGGACTTCAGCCTGGGGGAGTTGTCCTTCGCCGACGCGGCGCGTTTCGTGGACCGGGCCGCCTCCGCCCTGCGAGACCTGGGAGTAAAGCCCGGGGAAAGGGTGGGGGTGAACACCTCCAACAACGTCGACCTGCCCCTGCTGGTGTTCGCCATCGCCCGCGCCGGGGCCATAGCGGTGCCCATGAACTACATGCTCAAGGCCAGGGAGATGGATTACATCCTCGGAAACTGCGGCGCGGAGACCCTTATCCTGGACCGGGAGGTCTTCGAGGCCAATGTGGGGGACAAGGGGGCGCTGCACGGGATCGCGCGCTGGGTCGCCGCGGGACCGGCGGACGATTGTCCGGAGGGGTTCTTGTCGCTCGATGAGGCCATGTCCGCCGCCTCCGGGGGCGGGGCTTCGCGCCTGGACCCCGACCAGCCGGTGGCCATCTTCTACACCTCGGGCACCACGGGTTTCCCCAAAGGGGCGGTGATGACCTCGCGCAGCCTGCTCACCGCCCAGAAGATCGCCGCCGCCGTGCTTCCGGTGGGGCCCGGCTTCAAGGGCGTGTTCTGCCTTCCGGCGGCCCACGTCATGGGGTTCGGCTGTTACATCATAGGGTGCTGCGTGGGGCTGCAGGCCTACTTCATGCGCCATTTTTCGCCCCGCGAGGTGCTGGAGGCCATGGAGCGGGAGAAGGCCGACCTCTTCGTGGGCGTGCCCGCCATGTATGCCATGATGCTGGCGGAGGGCATCGATAAATACGACCTCTCCAGCCTGAAGATGCTGGGCAGCGCGGCGGATGCCATGCCTGAGGAATACGTCGAGGCCTTCCGCGACAAGGGAACCCTTTTCCGGCTCGGTCCCCTGCGCGCCCGGGCCTTCTTCGCCGAGGTTTACGGCATGGTGGAGCTAGCGGGGGTAGCCACCCTCAAGATCGCCATCATGGGCTTACGCTTCCCCCCGGGCTGCGTGGGGTGGCCAGTGTGGCCGGTACGCGTGCGCATCCTGGACGAGGAGGGCAGGGAGTTGCCCCCGGGCGAGGTGGGGGAGGTGGCGGTGTCCGGCCCCGGGGTTACCAGGGGATACTGGGGCAACCCCGAGGCGACGGCGGAGCTTATCCGCGACGGCTGGCTGCGTACCGGGGACATGGGAAAGAAGGACCGCCTGGGGCGCCTCTATTTCGTGGACCGCGCCAAGGACGTCATCAAGTGCGGCGGCTACTCCGTCTTCTCCGTGGAGGTGGAGAAAGAGGTCCTGGGGCATCCCTCGCTGGCCGACGCCGCGGTGGTGGGGGTGCCGCATCCCCTGAAAAAGCAGGTGCCCATCGCGGTGGTGACCCTGAAGCCGGGCGAGAGAGCGACGGAGGAGGAGATACTGGCGTGGTGCCGCGAGCACATCGCGGGATATAAGTGCCCCCGGGCGGTGCGCATCATCGCCCCGGAGGAGATGCCCTACGGCATGACCCTGAAGGTGCGCAAACTGGAGCTGCGCCGCCGTTTCGGAGACCTCTTCGCCGGCGCGGCAGGAAGCGAGGAGGGCGAGGAAAGGGAGCCGAAGACCGTGGCCTGA
- a CDS encoding 4Fe-4S binding protein — translation MIVREFVADVDHALCRTCRKCEEICPAGAIALAREEKRMAVDARRCIDCQRCMDACPENAIAMLPRRWDNALSVEVAGLDRDRILEICRKVGLAPGEAICACTFVTAQELAGAVLKGAKTPEDVCAMTGVRRGCGIYCLVNIFKILEAGGVRPEERAGSHLYHHPLSPLDIPEDRLREIDAEFPQYRLLEDVRMIREARGICDERGA, via the coding sequence ATGATCGTGCGGGAGTTCGTCGCCGACGTCGACCATGCCCTCTGCAGGACATGCCGGAAATGCGAGGAGATCTGCCCCGCCGGGGCCATCGCCCTGGCGCGGGAGGAAAAGAGGATGGCCGTCGACGCCAGGCGGTGCATCGACTGCCAGCGCTGCATGGATGCCTGTCCCGAAAACGCCATCGCCATGCTCCCTCGCCGCTGGGATAACGCCCTCTCGGTGGAGGTGGCCGGCCTCGACCGGGACAGGATCCTGGAGATATGCCGCAAGGTGGGGCTGGCCCCGGGGGAGGCCATCTGCGCCTGCACCTTCGTCACCGCCCAGGAGCTGGCCGGGGCGGTGCTGAAAGGGGCGAAGACCCCGGAGGACGTCTGCGCCATGACCGGCGTCAGGAGGGGATGCGGCATCTACTGCCTGGTGAACATATTCAAGATACTGGAAGCCGGCGGCGTGCGGCCGGAGGAAAGGGCCGGGAGCCACCTCTACCACCATCCCCTGAGCCCGCTGGACATCCCCGAGGACAGGTTGCGGGAGATCGACGCCGAGTTCCCCCAGTACCGCCTGCTCGAGGACGTGAGGATGATAAGGGAAGCTCGCGGGATATGTGACGAAAGGGGGGCATGA
- a CDS encoding TetR family transcriptional regulator, with the protein MDEKAAPGLMKMKQLSQAAGLPVSTIKFYMSKGLLPAPRKVKPNVVFYDQEFLRRLLVIKTMRAEGLSVRSMKSILDRYPFRGVEDWKEFRKRVRSKETHELEDEERLAAMSGEERRTQEILDAAFRVFSVRGYHNATVDDIAKEAGISKGTCYQYFQGKEDIFVATMERTLETLLAEAEAAAGESQDALTRMGLEGLTFISKYRDLQFMFMGVISEALGGNERLREKAREAFARVADFLGRDIEKGIAEGTFRPVDPAAVAYALMGIAEVVANLYVVDEEFDVLSFFINLMDFLQHGLYAH; encoded by the coding sequence TTGGACGAAAAAGCGGCCCCCGGTCTTATGAAGATGAAGCAGCTCTCCCAGGCGGCGGGCCTTCCCGTCAGCACCATCAAGTTCTACATGTCCAAGGGCCTGCTCCCCGCGCCCAGGAAGGTGAAGCCGAACGTGGTCTTCTACGACCAGGAGTTCCTGCGCCGTCTTCTGGTGATCAAGACCATGCGTGCGGAGGGGCTGTCCGTCAGGAGCATGAAGAGCATCCTCGACCGCTATCCCTTCCGGGGAGTGGAGGACTGGAAGGAGTTCCGGAAGCGGGTGCGCAGCAAGGAAACCCACGAGCTGGAGGACGAGGAACGGCTGGCGGCCATGAGCGGGGAGGAGCGGCGCACGCAGGAGATCCTCGACGCCGCCTTCAGGGTCTTCTCTGTCCGCGGTTACCATAACGCCACCGTGGACGACATCGCGAAGGAAGCGGGGATCAGCAAGGGCACCTGTTACCAGTATTTTCAAGGCAAGGAGGACATCTTCGTCGCCACCATGGAGCGCACCCTCGAGACCCTGCTGGCGGAGGCGGAGGCGGCGGCGGGGGAATCCCAGGACGCCCTCACCAGGATGGGCCTCGAGGGGCTGACCTTCATCTCCAAGTACCGCGACCTGCAGTTCATGTTCATGGGGGTGATATCGGAGGCCCTGGGGGGCAACGAGAGGCTGAGGGAGAAGGCGCGGGAGGCCTTCGCCCGGGTGGCGGATTTCCTGGGGCGCGATATCGAGAAAGGCATCGCCGAGGGGACGTTCCGCCCCGTGGACCCCGCAGCCGTGGCCTATGCCCTCATGGGCATCGCCGAGGTGGTGGCCAATCTCTACGTGGTGGACGAGGAGTTCGACGTCCTCTCCTTCTTCATCAACCTCATGGACTTCCTGCAGCATGGCCTGTACGCGCACTGA
- a CDS encoding TetR/AcrR family transcriptional regulator produces the protein MAKRSKSEMTRSRIVDAAHDVFLEKGYHRTKVVDIIERAGCGHGTFYDYFKSKDDVLMAILEDFIRELARLGESSRVLMQRIAFDDYDAIRILLRGINEVFDRHGDLNNVYIEAALETPMFGEVFNDFHNVFTGILEDKIREMQQAGKCAGLDARIAAQILVTLVGFTAYSRQSGFIDGSADEVSENLGLLVFRALNY, from the coding sequence ATGGCCAAGCGGAGCAAGTCCGAGATGACCCGCAGCAGGATCGTAGACGCCGCCCACGACGTCTTCTTGGAGAAGGGCTACCACCGCACCAAGGTGGTGGACATCATCGAACGCGCGGGGTGCGGACACGGCACCTTCTACGACTACTTCAAGAGCAAGGACGACGTGCTCATGGCCATCCTCGAGGATTTCATCCGCGAGCTGGCGCGGCTGGGGGAGTCATCGCGCGTGCTCATGCAGCGCATCGCCTTCGACGACTATGACGCCATCCGCATCCTCCTGCGGGGCATCAACGAGGTCTTCGACCGCCACGGCGACCTCAACAACGTCTATATAGAGGCCGCGCTGGAGACCCCCATGTTCGGCGAGGTGTTCAACGATTTCCACAATGTCTTCACCGGCATCCTCGAGGACAAGATCAGGGAGATGCAGCAGGCGGGGAAGTGCGCGGGGCTTGACGCGCGCATCGCGGCCCAGATACTGGTGACCCTCGTGGGGTTCACCGCCTACAGCCGCCAGAGCGGCTTCATCGATGGGAGCGCGGACGAGGTCTCCGAGAATTTGGGTCTGCTGGTCTTCCGCGCCCTCAATTACTAG
- a CDS encoding nicotinate-nucleotide pyrophosphorylase: MDVKPPVDVRYAIFRGIARKTFTACIISDEDGVLAGSGAAAEEAERLGIILESIAGEGTRVRAGEVLARLRGTPEQMARAEEVLIGLMAKPSGIATATREFVERAGKKPRIVCGAWKKMPPEIKDAVRGAVAAGGGSFRISPRPFVYLDKNYVEMLGGIRGCLEAVAEMNGCEKVVQLKGRHGDVAEEACEAASRGASIVFIDTGRKEDIARVSAALSGRGLRERVKIAFAGNIGIEDLKELKSMDVDILDIGRAIVDAPLLDMRMEVMTAESDARE, translated from the coding sequence ATGGATGTCAAACCCCCCGTCGATGTGAGGTACGCGATCTTCCGCGGCATCGCGCGCAAGACCTTCACCGCGTGCATCATCTCCGACGAAGACGGGGTCCTGGCGGGCAGCGGCGCCGCCGCCGAGGAGGCCGAGAGGCTGGGGATCATCCTGGAGAGCATCGCCGGGGAGGGCACGCGGGTGCGCGCGGGCGAGGTCCTGGCCAGGCTGCGGGGGACCCCGGAACAGATGGCCCGGGCCGAGGAGGTCCTGATCGGGCTGATGGCCAAGCCCTCGGGCATCGCCACCGCCACGCGCGAGTTCGTGGAGAGGGCGGGGAAGAAGCCGCGGATCGTGTGCGGAGCCTGGAAAAAGATGCCACCAGAGATCAAGGACGCCGTCCGCGGGGCCGTCGCGGCCGGCGGCGGCTCCTTCCGCATATCCCCCCGCCCCTTCGTCTACCTGGACAAGAACTACGTGGAGATGCTCGGGGGCATCCGGGGTTGCCTGGAGGCCGTGGCGGAGATGAACGGGTGCGAGAAGGTGGTACAGCTCAAGGGGAGGCACGGGGACGTCGCCGAGGAGGCATGCGAGGCCGCCTCCCGTGGGGCGTCCATCGTCTTCATAGACACGGGGCGCAAGGAGGATATCGCCCGGGTGTCCGCGGCCCTCTCCGGCCGCGGCCTGCGGGAAAGGGTGAAGATCGCTTTCGCGGGGAACATCGGGATCGAGGACCTGAAGGAGTTGAAGTCCATGGACGTGGACATCCTGGATATCGGGCGGGCCATCGTCGATGCCCCGCTTCTGGACATGCGCATGGAGGTCATGACCGCGGAGTCGGACGCTCGAGAATGA